A genome region from Streptomyces pratensis includes the following:
- a CDS encoding ScbR family autoregulator-binding transcription factor — translation MQDRARVTRKELLESAAHLFVERGYAGTSVNDISDHSGKTSGAIYFHYSSKEKLALAVIHEQFATWPQLAAPYSAPGIPPLEKLVVLSFGVARSLSEDVVARAGARLWAERRTMKSPVPTPFGGWALAVTRLLAQARTRGELADGVAPSTAAVTLVHSFFGLCTLSEEMPGGRNLAERLDQWWLLTLKCLQAEPEPAVLLARARGWILTPPEDMAPRRG, via the coding sequence GTGCAGGACAGGGCCCGCGTCACCCGTAAAGAGCTGCTCGAATCAGCAGCACATCTATTTGTCGAACGAGGATATGCGGGAACGAGTGTCAATGACATAAGTGATCACTCCGGAAAAACGAGCGGAGCGATTTATTTCCATTACTCCAGCAAGGAGAAGCTGGCGCTTGCGGTGATTCATGAGCAGTTCGCCACCTGGCCACAACTCGCGGCCCCCTACTCCGCCCCCGGCATCCCTCCACTGGAGAAGTTGGTCGTACTCAGCTTCGGTGTCGCACGGTCCCTCAGCGAGGACGTCGTGGCGCGCGCGGGCGCGCGTCTGTGGGCGGAACGCCGCACCATGAAGTCCCCCGTACCCACGCCGTTCGGCGGCTGGGCCCTGGCTGTCACCCGGCTTCTCGCCCAGGCCCGCACACGAGGCGAGCTGGCGGACGGGGTCGCACCGTCTACCGCGGCCGTGACGCTCGTGCACTCCTTCTTCGGCCTCTGCACGCTGAGCGAGGAGATGCCGGGCGGTCGGAACTTGGCGGAGCGGCTGGACCAGTGGTGGCTGCTCACGCTCAAGTGCCTGCAGGCGGAGCCGGAGCCGGCCGTTCTGCTCGCGCGTGCCCGGGGGTGGATTCTTACCCCACCGGAGGACATGGCTCCGCGCCGCGGCTGA
- a CDS encoding HAD family hydrolase → MTVRPILSWSPSAIVFDCDGTLMDTERHWQEARNVTFRVFGVKPPAGFADRAKGVHFTECGALMAEEAGKPDLVNDFTDTLLSTFTALVDQDPVTMPGAAALVRLAVGRVPLAVASNCPRTMVESCLRRAGLLRCFDHVVVADEVLRPKPEPDVYREAARLCGVPPEQTLAVEDSLTGMQSARRAGLRVIGIGPCPPGLEAEQADLWVRSLTEDALLSWANRRIRA, encoded by the coding sequence ATGACAGTTCGTCCCATCCTTTCCTGGTCCCCGTCCGCCATCGTCTTCGACTGCGACGGGACCCTGATGGACACAGAGCGACACTGGCAAGAGGCCCGGAATGTCACGTTCCGAGTGTTCGGCGTCAAACCGCCGGCTGGCTTCGCCGACCGGGCCAAGGGCGTGCACTTCACCGAGTGCGGGGCGCTCATGGCTGAGGAGGCCGGGAAGCCTGACCTCGTGAACGACTTCACGGACACGCTCCTCAGCACCTTCACCGCGCTGGTCGACCAGGACCCGGTCACCATGCCCGGAGCCGCCGCACTGGTCCGGCTGGCCGTCGGCCGCGTCCCTCTCGCTGTGGCGAGCAACTGTCCCCGGACGATGGTGGAGTCATGCCTCCGGCGGGCAGGGCTCCTCCGTTGCTTCGACCACGTCGTGGTCGCCGACGAGGTGCTACGGCCGAAGCCGGAGCCCGATGTCTACAGAGAGGCCGCACGTCTCTGCGGCGTACCGCCCGAGCAGACCCTGGCCGTGGAGGATTCGCTGACCGGCATGCAGTCCGCACGGCGGGCAGGTCTCCGCGTCATCGGGATCGGACCGTGCCCGCCCGGTCTGGAGGCGGAGCAGGCCGATCTGTGGGTCAGGAGTCTCACCGAGGACGCACTATTGTCATGGGCCAACCGCCGGATCCGCGCGTAG
- a CDS encoding DAK2 domain-containing protein, whose translation MLHGHAGIFDELPGARVDRAAAGSGPNLTAVSLAEGTARGLAAIRRVGDASPEDKTLVDALAPDATALLAAKGTRPAEAWAGGGRWRLAGGAGHGVPDARRGRASYLGLRATGIPDPGAVGVALLFASASGTVDTLAHPVTVD comes from the coding sequence GTGCTTCACGGTCATGCGGGTATTTTCGACGAGCTGCCCGGCGCGCGTGTGGACCGGGCAGCTGCCGGCTCCGGTCCCAACCTGACGGCGGTCTCGCTCGCCGAAGGCACCGCCCGGGGCTTGGCCGCCATCCGCCGCGTGGGGGATGCCTCACCTGAGGACAAGACACTGGTCGACGCGCTCGCTCCGGATGCCACCGCGTTGCTGGCGGCGAAGGGCACGCGTCCCGCTGAGGCTTGGGCCGGGGGCGGCCGATGGCGCCTGGCAGGGGGTGCGGGTCACGGCGTCCCTGACGCACGCAGGGGCCGGGCGAGCTACCTGGGTCTAAGGGCGACGGGCATCCCGGACCCCGGGGCGGTCGGCGTCGCCCTGCTCTTCGCATCCGCCAGCGGAACCGTGGACACGCTGGCGCACCCTGTGACCGTCGACTGA
- a CDS encoding GNAT family N-acetyltransferase, translating to MIDDLPAGLRARHLADEDHLRVLAVLDTWWGGLKGEAGATERALLLPRLYFQHFTTTSFLVERGSGEVAAFLVGFLSQTEPETAYVHFVGVDPALHGQGVGRALYRAFFALARSHERRFVHCITSPENTASRAFHTRLGFTASAVKPDYDGPGLDRVAFTIGLCLEPTAID from the coding sequence ATGATCGACGACCTCCCCGCCGGCCTGAGGGCCCGACACCTTGCCGACGAAGATCATCTCCGCGTGCTCGCCGTACTGGACACGTGGTGGGGTGGCCTGAAGGGGGAGGCTGGGGCTACGGAACGTGCGCTGCTGCTGCCCAGGCTGTACTTCCAGCACTTCACCACCACCAGTTTTCTGGTCGAACGTGGCAGTGGAGAAGTTGCCGCCTTCCTGGTCGGTTTCCTGTCACAGACAGAGCCCGAGACCGCCTATGTGCACTTCGTCGGCGTCGATCCGGCGCTGCACGGGCAGGGGGTGGGGCGTGCCCTTTACCGGGCCTTCTTCGCGCTCGCTCGGTCACACGAGCGCCGTTTCGTGCACTGCATCACCAGCCCGGAGAACACTGCGTCGCGGGCATTTCACACGCGACTCGGCTTCACGGCCTCAGCCGTGAAGCCGGACTACGACGGCCCCGGGCTCGACCGGGTGGCGTTCACCATCGGCCTCTGCCTGGAGCCGACGGCCATCGACTGA
- a CDS encoding helix-turn-helix domain-containing protein: MSGTGRGLRPGHGSRAVGAGAKHRMAFVDRFLATLVHLRHGTAHGLPACWFGVDRSTVNRAIGEV, encoded by the coding sequence ATGAGCGGCACCGGACGGGGCTTGCGTCCAGGCCACGGAAGCCGTGCGGTGGGCGCCGGTGCGAAGCACCGCATGGCCTTCGTCGACCGGTTCCTGGCCACGCTCGTGCACCTTCGCCATGGGACTGCTCATGGCTTGCCGGCCTGCTGGTTCGGCGTGGATCGTTCAACCGTCAACAGGGCCATCGGCGAGGTGTGA
- a CDS encoding dihydrofolate reductase family protein, producing MRSVTYSMSISLDGYSVGPDGGLDWSTPDEDVFRFWIDEIRGVGVHLMGRRLYETMLYWETADQDPSPDDPTREWISLWKPLPKVVFSTSLSTVQGNARLVSGGLSEEIERLRAEPGEGDIAIGGATLAAEAAASGLIDEYQLMVYPVLVGGGIPFFPQRERRVDLELVETRTFSSRVVYLRYRVAR from the coding sequence ATGCGCAGCGTGACCTATTCGATGAGCATCTCACTTGACGGCTACAGCGTCGGGCCGGACGGCGGCCTCGACTGGTCGACTCCCGACGAGGACGTCTTCCGCTTCTGGATCGACGAGATTCGAGGGGTCGGCGTCCACCTGATGGGGCGACGGCTGTACGAGACGATGCTGTACTGGGAGACCGCCGACCAGGATCCATCGCCCGACGATCCGACGCGCGAGTGGATCTCGCTCTGGAAGCCGCTCCCCAAAGTGGTGTTCTCCACCTCCTTGTCCACGGTGCAGGGCAATGCCCGCCTGGTCTCCGGCGGCCTGTCGGAGGAGATCGAGCGGTTGCGGGCCGAGCCGGGGGAGGGTGACATCGCGATCGGCGGCGCGACTCTCGCCGCCGAGGCGGCCGCGTCGGGGCTGATCGACGAGTACCAGCTCATGGTCTACCCGGTGCTGGTCGGCGGTGGCATTCCGTTCTTTCCTCAGCGCGAGCGCAGGGTGGATCTCGAACTGGTCGAGACCCGTACCTTCAGCTCAAGAGTCGTCTACCTCCGCTACCGTGTTGCGCGTTAG
- a CDS encoding tectonin domain-containing protein, giving the protein MADWKNISGGLSTISVGSRTHVWGVNGSGQMYRFTGHDANPWVGIPGSAVDIGVGADGTVWHVNSAGGIYRYTGDQGAVNWVNVSGGLTRISAGSRTNVWGVNANGQIYRYTGHDANPWIGIPGSAVDIGVAADGTVYRVDSAGAIFRYTGDQGTTDWVSVSGGLTRISAGSRTNVWGVNGSNQIYRYTGHDANPWIGIPGSAVDIGAAADGTVWCVNSAGAIYRYTGDQPS; this is encoded by the coding sequence ATGGCTGATTGGAAGAACATCTCCGGTGGGCTCTCCACGATCTCGGTCGGATCCAGGACGCACGTCTGGGGTGTGAACGGCAGCGGTCAGATGTACCGCTTCACCGGTCATGACGCGAACCCGTGGGTGGGGATCCCCGGGAGCGCGGTCGACATCGGTGTGGGTGCCGACGGCACGGTGTGGCACGTCAACTCAGCCGGTGGGATCTACCGGTACACCGGAGACCAGGGTGCAGTGAACTGGGTCAACGTCTCGGGCGGTCTGACCCGGATCTCGGCCGGGTCCAGGACCAACGTCTGGGGCGTGAACGCCAACGGCCAGATCTATCGGTACACCGGTCATGACGCGAACCCCTGGATCGGCATCCCCGGGAGCGCGGTCGACATCGGCGTGGCCGCCGACGGCACCGTGTACCGCGTGGACTCCGCCGGCGCCATCTTCCGCTACACCGGGGACCAGGGCACCACCGACTGGGTCAGCGTCTCGGGCGGTCTGACCCGGATCTCGGCCGGGTCCAGGACCAACGTCTGGGGCGTGAACGGCTCCAACCAGATCTACCGGTACACCGGTCATGACGCGAACCCCTGGATCGGCATCCCCGGGAGCGCGGTCGACATCGGCGCGGCCGCGGACGGCACCGTATGGTGCGTCAACTCCGCCGGTGCCATCTACCGTTACACCGGCGACCAGCCGAGCTGA
- a CDS encoding aldehyde dehydrogenase family protein: MTRYAAPGTEGAIVSYESRYDHWIGGAYVPPARGQYFENPSPVNGRPFTEIARGTEDDVERALDAAHAAAPAWGAVSAGDRATVLNRIADRMEEHLEELAVAESWENGKPVRETLAADIPLAIDHFRYFAGALRAQEGSLSEIDDDTVAYHFHEPLGVVAQIIPWNFPILMAVWKLAPALAAGNAVVLKPAEQTPASIHVWMSLVADLLPPGVVNILNGFGAEAGKPLASSPRVAKIAFTGETTTGRLIMQYASENLKPVTLELGGKSPNLFFDDVWALDDDFRDKALEGFTMFALNQGEVCTCPSRALIQRGHYSEFLEAGIARTEQIVPGHPLDTDTMIGAQASGEQLKKILSYLEIGQQEGAKILTGGQRIEYGGELEGGYYVQPTIFEGDNRMRVFQEEIFGPVVAVTSFSDFDDGIRTANDTLYGLGAGVWTRDNNTAYRAGRAIKAGRVWTNCYHAYPAHAAFGGYKQSGIGRENHKMMLEHYQQTKNLLVSYSPKKLGFF; this comes from the coding sequence ATGACCCGTTACGCTGCGCCGGGCACCGAGGGCGCCATCGTCTCGTACGAGTCCCGTTACGACCACTGGATCGGTGGAGCCTATGTTCCTCCGGCCCGGGGCCAGTACTTCGAGAACCCGAGCCCCGTCAACGGCCGCCCCTTCACGGAGATCGCCCGGGGAACCGAGGACGACGTCGAGCGTGCCCTGGACGCGGCCCACGCGGCAGCCCCCGCCTGGGGAGCTGTATCCGCGGGTGACCGTGCGACCGTCCTGAACCGGATCGCCGACCGCATGGAAGAACATCTGGAGGAGCTGGCGGTCGCCGAGAGCTGGGAGAACGGCAAGCCGGTGCGCGAGACTCTGGCTGCTGACATCCCGCTGGCCATCGACCACTTCCGCTACTTCGCGGGTGCGCTGCGCGCCCAGGAGGGCTCGCTCAGCGAGATCGACGACGACACCGTCGCGTACCACTTCCACGAGCCGCTGGGTGTGGTGGCTCAGATCATTCCGTGGAACTTCCCCATCCTGATGGCTGTCTGGAAGCTCGCCCCCGCGCTGGCCGCCGGGAACGCGGTGGTCCTCAAGCCGGCCGAGCAGACCCCCGCGTCGATCCATGTGTGGATGAGCCTGGTCGCGGATCTGCTGCCCCCCGGCGTCGTCAACATCCTCAACGGCTTCGGCGCGGAGGCGGGCAAACCGCTCGCCTCCAGTCCGAGGGTCGCGAAGATCGCCTTCACCGGCGAGACCACGACGGGGCGCCTGATCATGCAGTACGCCTCGGAGAACCTCAAGCCCGTCACGCTGGAGCTGGGCGGCAAGTCGCCGAACCTCTTCTTCGACGACGTATGGGCGCTGGACGACGACTTCCGGGACAAGGCGCTCGAGGGCTTCACCATGTTCGCCCTCAACCAGGGCGAGGTGTGTACCTGTCCGTCGCGGGCGCTGATCCAGCGCGGACACTACAGCGAGTTCCTCGAAGCGGGCATCGCCCGTACCGAACAGATCGTGCCTGGGCACCCCTTGGACACCGACACGATGATCGGCGCGCAGGCATCCGGCGAGCAGCTGAAGAAGATCCTTTCGTACCTCGAGATCGGGCAGCAGGAGGGTGCGAAGATCCTGACCGGCGGTCAGCGCATCGAGTACGGGGGCGAGCTCGAAGGCGGCTACTACGTCCAGCCGACGATCTTCGAGGGTGACAACCGTATGCGGGTCTTCCAGGAGGAGATCTTCGGCCCCGTGGTCGCCGTGACGTCCTTCTCGGACTTCGACGACGGAATCAGGACGGCGAACGACACGCTGTACGGGCTCGGCGCGGGCGTATGGACACGGGACAACAACACCGCCTACCGGGCGGGCCGGGCCATCAAGGCGGGCAGGGTCTGGACGAACTGCTACCACGCCTATCCGGCCCACGCCGCTTTCGGCGGATACAAGCAGTCGGGAATCGGCAGGGAGAACCACAAGATGATGCTGGAGCACTACCAGCAGACCAAGAACCTCCTGGTCTCGTACTCGCCGAAGAAGCTCGGCTTCTTCTAG
- a CDS encoding GAF domain-containing protein: MDPWVALTADSGARLGELRRAHEVFTSDGRLETPVRSVVAQSWRRSARARVSPDGAAPVELCADELGPYRDAHPLARVMPVIRELMSAYAMDGEHLLAVCDAHGRLLWVEGHARARRRAERMNFVEGARWAESEAGTNAPGTALAVDRPVLVFAAEHFLRPVQQWTCAAAPLHDPHTGRVLGAVDITGGNGLAHPHSLAFVQAVARAAESQLALVAPRSAGGPAQLSALGSDEALLVLDDRRIRLSRRHSEILVALALHPEGLGGDELLIEVYEDESVPPVTLRAELARLRRLLGPELLRSRPYRLGAPVDADFDTVARRLESGAVAAALGAYAGPLLPRSQAPAVVRLRHRITGQLRAALIARGDPGLLADWVYSPWGAEDLPVWRALAAALPPERRAALLARARVLDAEQRA; encoded by the coding sequence ATGGACCCCTGGGTGGCTCTGACCGCCGACTCCGGCGCCCGGCTCGGTGAACTCCGCCGTGCGCACGAAGTGTTCACCTCCGACGGCCGGCTGGAGACGCCGGTACGCTCCGTGGTGGCCCAGTCGTGGCGGCGATCCGCCCGGGCGCGGGTCAGCCCGGACGGGGCGGCACCGGTGGAGCTCTGCGCGGACGAACTGGGACCGTACCGGGACGCACACCCCCTGGCTCGTGTCATGCCGGTGATCCGCGAACTGATGAGTGCCTACGCCATGGACGGCGAACATCTGCTCGCGGTCTGCGATGCGCACGGCAGACTGCTGTGGGTCGAGGGACATGCGAGGGCCCGCCGGCGCGCGGAGCGGATGAACTTCGTGGAGGGAGCTCGCTGGGCCGAGTCGGAGGCCGGGACGAACGCACCCGGCACGGCGCTCGCGGTCGACCGGCCGGTCCTGGTCTTCGCCGCCGAGCACTTTCTTCGGCCGGTCCAGCAGTGGACGTGCGCGGCCGCCCCGCTGCACGACCCGCACACCGGCCGGGTGCTCGGTGCCGTCGACATCACCGGCGGGAACGGTCTCGCACATCCGCACAGCCTGGCCTTCGTACAGGCTGTGGCGCGCGCCGCCGAGTCCCAGCTCGCACTCGTCGCACCGCGGTCCGCCGGTGGGCCCGCACAACTCTCCGCGCTCGGGAGCGACGAGGCGCTCCTGGTTCTGGACGACCGCAGGATCCGGCTCAGCAGACGCCACAGCGAGATCCTGGTTGCGCTGGCCCTCCATCCGGAGGGCCTCGGCGGTGACGAGCTGCTGATCGAGGTGTACGAGGACGAGTCGGTCCCCCCGGTGACGCTCCGGGCCGAACTCGCCCGACTGCGGCGGCTTCTGGGACCCGAGCTGCTGCGCTCGCGTCCGTACCGGCTCGGCGCGCCGGTGGACGCCGACTTCGACACCGTCGCGCGCAGGCTGGAGTCCGGGGCGGTGGCGGCAGCGCTCGGCGCGTATGCGGGCCCCCTGCTGCCGCGTTCACAAGCTCCCGCAGTCGTCCGGCTGCGGCACCGGATCACCGGCCAGCTGCGGGCCGCCCTGATCGCACGTGGCGATCCGGGGCTGCTCGCCGACTGGGTGTACAGCCCGTGGGGCGCGGAGGACCTTCCTGTCTGGCGGGCGCTCGCCGCAGCACTGCCTCCGGAACGGCGGGCGGCACTCCTGGCCAGGGCCCGGGTGCTCGACGCGGAGCAGCGCGCGTAG
- a CDS encoding phytanoyl-CoA dioxygenase family protein — protein sequence MSDDAGTAVDVAKFFVDGYLVLPGFLPAALVTRLSPEVDHWVDTGLRQRSIDACRGLKEFGPPSVVELHMPAHGELAVHPPLLKLLGELLGPSFAFHHLHSDRRPAGGSGKSWHHDYEQRPQRDRTHPMVHALHYIGGLRPEMGGLALLPGSHMEVAEKNVRAALGTAVLPGEVLLDELPPRSTVILHSALFHTRRAAPGRVDGAGFRYMIDASYCRTGPGIQWPPVKPYWRQVLAVARERGLADGKWPELFEERHFHAYETDHENESEGPAA from the coding sequence ATGAGCGACGATGCGGGTACGGCGGTCGATGTGGCGAAGTTCTTCGTGGACGGTTATCTCGTCCTGCCGGGATTCCTGCCGGCCGCGCTCGTCACGCGCCTGTCGCCGGAAGTAGATCACTGGGTCGACACCGGACTGCGCCAGCGGTCCATCGACGCCTGCCGCGGCCTGAAGGAGTTCGGGCCGCCTTCGGTGGTCGAGTTGCATATGCCGGCTCACGGCGAGCTGGCTGTTCACCCGCCGTTGCTGAAGCTGCTGGGTGAACTTCTCGGACCGTCTTTTGCCTTTCATCACTTGCACAGCGACCGCCGACCGGCCGGTGGCAGCGGTAAGAGCTGGCACCACGACTACGAGCAGCGCCCCCAGCGCGACCGTACGCATCCCATGGTCCACGCCTTGCACTACATAGGCGGGCTACGGCCCGAGATGGGCGGGCTGGCACTGTTGCCCGGTTCGCACATGGAGGTCGCCGAGAAGAACGTACGCGCCGCGCTGGGAACGGCCGTACTGCCGGGGGAAGTCCTGCTTGACGAATTACCGCCGAGGTCGACCGTGATCCTGCACTCGGCGCTTTTCCATACGCGGCGCGCCGCGCCCGGGCGCGTGGACGGGGCAGGTTTCCGGTACATGATTGACGCTTCGTACTGCCGAACAGGGCCGGGCATACAGTGGCCGCCCGTCAAGCCCTACTGGCGACAGGTGCTGGCTGTCGCGCGGGAACGCGGGCTCGCCGACGGCAAGTGGCCGGAGCTGTTCGAGGAGCGGCACTTCCACGCCTACGAAACAGATCATGAGAATGAGAGTGAAGGGCCGGCAGCATGA
- a CDS encoding SDR family oxidoreductase: MAEKTAVITGAGSGIGRACALGLLADGWTVVLTGRRQEPLEETARLAPVADRERAVAMPADITVPTAVDELFVRVADRFGRLDLLFNNAADTMPYTPTENVSAEDWHRVMDSIATGTFLCSRAAFRVMKEQSPRGGRIINNGAPSAQAPRPDSIAFTAAKHAVAGMTRSLSLDGRRYDISCGQIDIGNVTPSDRPQPAVRQADGSLRVEPTMDVRHVVDMVRAIAALPVGVNIQSVLVMPSAMPYVGRG; encoded by the coding sequence GTGGCTGAGAAGACAGCGGTCATCACCGGCGCTGGAAGCGGAATCGGCCGGGCCTGCGCATTGGGCCTGCTGGCTGATGGATGGACAGTGGTGCTGACCGGTCGACGCCAGGAACCGCTCGAGGAGACCGCCCGGCTCGCCCCGGTTGCGGACCGCGAGCGGGCCGTGGCGATGCCGGCGGACATCACTGTGCCGACAGCTGTCGATGAGCTCTTCGTCCGGGTCGCCGACCGATTCGGCCGGCTCGACCTGCTGTTCAACAACGCAGCCGACACCATGCCGTACACCCCGACCGAGAACGTGAGCGCGGAGGACTGGCACCGGGTCATGGACTCGATAGCCACCGGCACCTTCCTCTGCTCACGTGCTGCGTTCCGGGTGATGAAGGAGCAGTCCCCGCGCGGCGGCCGCATCATCAACAACGGTGCGCCTTCCGCGCAGGCACCGAGACCGGACTCGATCGCATTCACCGCCGCCAAGCACGCGGTGGCAGGTATGACTCGCTCGCTCTCCCTGGACGGCCGTCGGTACGACATCTCCTGCGGCCAGATCGACATCGGGAATGTGACACCGTCGGACCGGCCTCAACCAGCGGTCCGGCAGGCGGACGGCTCACTGAGGGTGGAGCCCACCATGGACGTGAGGCACGTCGTCGACATGGTGCGTGCGATTGCCGCCCTGCCGGTGGGGGTGAACATCCAGTCCGTCCTGGTCATGCCCAGCGCCATGCCATACGTCGGCCGCGGGTAG
- a CDS encoding aspartate aminotransferase family protein — translation MNGGFQALHGTDSSRAWFERAQNSLAGGISSSSRLTSTGPHPYPLYMDSGSGARIRDVDGNEYIDFLIAYGSAVLGHASPLLTQALTDVIRAGTMFGTCNVLEVELAEQIQQMVPCADLVRFANSGSEAVQGAVRAARGYTGRTRILKFEGHYHGWTDTLAISNRPSESEAGPYSTPRAVPHSPGIPAGVVDDVVVCHWNDVIALRAVLDAYRGELAAVICEPIVANNACTMPEPGYLDVLRDECTRRGIVLIFDEVCTGFRTGPAGAQGLFGVLPDLAVYSKALGGGLPIAAFAGRRDLMEPLAEGRVKHGGTYNSSPLCAAAALVTLRTLADPAVTKRIDETGRRVMEAVRRAGRDRGVPCAVQGVGAMFQVVFTSDGTPTRRYRDLLHADQPRYDAFRHELLKRGVHSNAYGMACWFVSAAVTDDELTATCEAVEGAFRAL, via the coding sequence ATGAATGGCGGATTCCAGGCGCTGCACGGCACGGACAGCAGCCGGGCCTGGTTCGAACGGGCGCAGAATTCTCTCGCAGGCGGCATCAGCAGTTCTTCCCGGCTGACCTCCACGGGCCCGCATCCTTATCCGCTCTACATGGACAGCGGATCCGGTGCCCGCATCCGTGACGTGGACGGGAACGAGTACATCGACTTCCTCATCGCGTACGGCAGCGCCGTACTCGGCCATGCCTCTCCCCTGCTTACGCAGGCCCTCACGGACGTGATCCGTGCCGGAACGATGTTCGGCACCTGCAATGTCCTGGAAGTCGAACTGGCTGAGCAGATACAGCAGATGGTGCCGTGCGCCGATCTCGTACGGTTCGCCAACTCCGGTTCGGAGGCGGTTCAAGGAGCGGTCCGCGCCGCCCGTGGGTACACCGGACGGACACGAATCCTGAAATTCGAGGGGCACTACCACGGTTGGACCGACACCCTCGCGATCTCGAACCGTCCGAGTGAGAGCGAGGCCGGCCCGTACTCCACCCCTCGTGCGGTGCCGCATTCTCCCGGTATCCCGGCGGGAGTGGTGGACGATGTGGTCGTCTGCCACTGGAACGACGTGATCGCTCTGCGCGCTGTGCTCGACGCCTACCGCGGCGAGCTGGCCGCGGTCATTTGCGAACCGATTGTCGCCAACAACGCGTGCACCATGCCCGAGCCCGGCTATCTGGACGTGTTGAGGGATGAGTGCACCCGGCGTGGCATCGTCCTGATCTTCGATGAAGTGTGCACAGGGTTTCGCACCGGCCCGGCAGGTGCCCAGGGGCTGTTCGGGGTGCTCCCCGATCTCGCTGTGTACTCCAAGGCCCTGGGCGGTGGGCTGCCGATCGCGGCCTTCGCCGGGCGGCGCGACCTGATGGAACCGCTGGCCGAGGGCCGGGTCAAGCACGGCGGCACCTACAACAGCTCTCCGCTGTGTGCCGCCGCCGCCCTCGTGACACTGCGTACGCTCGCCGACCCCGCCGTCACCAAGCGCATCGACGAGACCGGCCGCCGAGTGATGGAGGCGGTACGGCGGGCCGGCCGCGACCGGGGCGTGCCCTGCGCGGTGCAAGGCGTCGGCGCGATGTTCCAGGTCGTGTTCACCTCCGACGGCACCCCGACGCGGCGGTACCGGGACCTGCTGCACGCCGACCAGCCCCGCTACGACGCCTTCCGCCACGAACTCCTCAAGCGGGGCGTACACAGCAACGCCTACGGAATGGCGTGCTGGTTCGTCTCAGCAGCAGTGACCGACGACGAGCTGACGGCAACCTGTGAGGCGGTGGAAGGCGCGTTCAGGGCTCTCTGA